From Lolium perenne isolate Kyuss_39 chromosome 5, Kyuss_2.0, whole genome shotgun sequence, a single genomic window includes:
- the LOC127300449 gene encoding uncharacterized protein — MLNKAVKHTLTTTFTRLKAGLTKDSPPLPPRRRARQQPAYDPDFEAAYVAAHQEYQVAFNQHQQQFMEYMAYIHASFVANQTGQTADLGPMPPFPGPAPNMPSKENFAAEYYGRTTGTGCSGNQGGGRDMTPVHDGGPSPGATPGTSPGTSPGPSPGGSSAASTGRNRPGPVSSGDELL; from the exons atgctgaacaaggccgtcaagcataccctcaccacgaccttcacgcgtctcaaggcgggactcaccaaggacagcccccctctcccgcctcgtcgccgggctcggcaacaacccgcatacgac cctgacttcgaggcggcctacgtggccgctcatcaagaatatcaggtggccttcaaccagcaccagcagcagttcatggagtacatggcatatatacat gcgtcgtttgtggccaatcaaactggacagacagcggatttagggccgatgcctccctttccggggccggcgccaaacatgccatcgaaggaaaatttcgctgcggagtactatgggagaacaacg ggaacgggatgttccGGAAACCAGGGTGGTGGGAGGGACATGACACCGGTTCATGAtggtggtccttctcccggtgctacacccggtacttctcccggtacttctcccggtccttctcccggtggttcttccgcagcttctaccggaaggaatcggcccgggccggtgtctagcggcgacgagctcctctag